In Littorina saxatilis isolate snail1 linkage group LG8, US_GU_Lsax_2.0, whole genome shotgun sequence, a single genomic region encodes these proteins:
- the LOC138974095 gene encoding uncharacterized protein has translation MTWTSSNQRRDIFEFSDGEEEADPAVPPGHRSVDVLRLQDVWDQFSSLMSAVKTLPESEKDHKQSVHKFKEDARQWARDFRTCTFDEDVIPYIHALVYHVPQALMAFRYLPDIGVSQVERKNYDNRLAYFNATNRDGGNAKSKSMVTQIMERENLLLYFDVHPVSTPKPEKGKRRKLAQPGDSGSIPAFTRQQSGSIPHPPSTETTPSDQKPTRSASEPTRPAPVPTPSARAPEPTQPAPKLTPLAERKDLFSNILDRMVATGNMEQLSHVIATEVNVLLKQFPIPSMATISPQPADPLSTPLYPSDGPNAIPVVIKADGNCLPRCGSLAAFGTQELHDEIRVRVVAELVSYKHLYLSDEFLSRGLTSSPSSSISMAYMSYSGLFPEHRGQQLASTIFDMEVLDVRKRSRDMGMWQLHALASVLQRPILSVYPPGRGINIREHLHRMLSPRGVVTNPIPFPILWTHTQGNREPPISWSPNHFVACLPPANVLPAET, from the exons ATGACCTGGACAAGCTCAAA CCAGCGAAGGGACATTTTCGAGTTTTCGGATGGTGAGGAAGAGGCTGACCCTGCAGTCCCCCCAGGCCACAGATCTGTAGACGTTCTTCGGCTGCAGGACGTGTGGGATCAGTTCTCTTCCTTGATGTCAGCAGTCAAGACCCTTCCTGAAAGTGAAAAAGATCATAAGCAATCAGTCCACAAATTCAAGGAGGATGCACGGCAGTGGGCCAGAGATTTCAGGACTTGCACTTTTGATGAGGATGTAATTCCTTACATCCATG CGCTTGTTTACCACGTGCCTCAGGCGCTGATGGCATTCCGCTACCTCCCGGATATAGGGGTAAGCCAGGTGGAACGTAAAAATTACGACAATCGCCTGGCTTATTTCAACGCCACCAACAGGGATGGAGGGAATGCCAAATCAAAGTCTATGGTTACGCAG ATTATGGAAAGGGAGAATCTGCTCCTTTATTTCGATGTCCACCCTGTGTCAACCCCCAAGCCCGAGAAGGGGAAGCGAAGAAAGCTTGCACAACCAG GTGATTCTGGAAGCATCCCAGCGTTCACAAGGCAGCAATCGGGTTCCATACCCCATCCACCTTCAACTGAAACTACCCCATCAGACCAAAAGCCCACCCGGTCAGCATCTGAACCCACCCGACCAGCACCAGTTCCCACCCCGTCAGCTCGAGCTCCTGAACCCACACAGCCAGCACCAAAACTCACTCCCTTGGCAGAGCGGAAGGATCTGTTCAGCAACATCTTGGACAGAATGGTAGCCACTGGGAACATGGAGCAGCTGAGTCACGTTATCGCCACTGAAGTAAATGTGCTTCTGAAGCAGTTCCCAATCCCCTCAATGGCTACCATTAGCCCACAACCTGCTGACCCCTTGTCAACGCCACTCTACCCAAGTGATGGGCCAAACGCCATTCCAGTTGTCATCAAGGCTGATGGCAACTGTCTACCCAGGTGTGGCTCGCTGGCTGCATTTGGCACGCAGGAGCTCCATGATGAGATCCGCGTGCGTGTGGTGGCAGAACTAGTTTCATACAAGCATCTGTACCTAAGTGACGAGTTCTTGTCCAGGGGCTTAACCAGCTCACCATCCTCCAGCATCTCCATGGCATACATGTCATACTCTGGCCTCTTCCCTGAACACAGAGGCCAGCAGTTGGCATCCACCATCTTTGACATGGAGGTACTGGACGTGAGGAAAAGGAGCCGGGACATGGGGATGTGGCAGCTGCACGCACTGGCCAGTGTTCTGCAGAGGCCCATCCTCTCAGTGTACCCTCCTGGACGAGGCATCAACATCCGTGAACATCTACACAGAATGCTGAGTCCAAGAGGGGTTGTGACCAACCCCATCCCCTTCCCAATCTTGTGGACCCACACCCAAGGAAACAGAGAACCCCCCATTAGCTGGTCACCAAACCATTTCGTGGCTTGCCTTCCACCTG CGAACGTGTTGCCGGCTGAGACGTGA
- the LOC138972899 gene encoding uncharacterized protein: MDQLACLASGNEDGREGYNNQDLISFIPYDKMIPDDLHLRIRITSKMVNQLVTWAILLKLKDKVTAEMKRIGVAFQFFEEQGDDQNGKISKWTQPSGEKMFYSYCMTY; the protein is encoded by the exons TCAGCTTGCATGCCTGGCATCAGGGAATGAAGATGGCCGAGAAGGCTACAACAACCAAGACCTCATCAGCTTCATTCCCTATGACAAGATGATTCCAGATGACCTGCACTTGAGGATCCGTATCACCAGCAAAATGGTGAATCAG CTGGTGACCTGGGCCATTCTACTCAAGCtgaaggacaaagtgacagcgGAGATGAAGAGGATAGGTGTGGCCTTCCAGTTCTTCGAAGAACAGGGTGATGACCAAAATGGCAAGATCTCCAAATGGACACAACCCTCAGGTGAGAAAATGTTTTACTCCTATTGCATGACTTATTAG